Proteins co-encoded in one Chrysemys picta bellii isolate R12L10 chromosome 13, ASM1138683v2, whole genome shotgun sequence genomic window:
- the LOC101940897 gene encoding uncharacterized protein LOC101940897 — MRVCIHLVFIVAALEGAQSQVLVESGGDMKKPGDFLRLSCKTSGFTFSSYLIDWIHLAPGKGLEWLARAAAQGSTYYADSVQGRFAISRDNANSLVHLQISSLRAEDTALYYWADVQLAESGGDVRKPRDSLCLSCKASGFPFSSYWMNWVHQAPGKGLVWLSTVTSDGSHAYYSPAVLGRFTISRDNSWGVWSQIQLIQSGAEVKKPGDSAKLSCKVSGYTYTSHGMHWARRAPGEGLEWVSSITHRAGDTTHYTDSVKGRFTISRDNTQNLLFLQMTGLKPEDTAVYYCARWGEHSDGKCTLAFRIFKGARSQVVLTQSGPALKKPGESHKLQCATSGFTLSSTWMVWIRQEPGKGLEWLTLYYSEGSKSYASSVQGRFTASKDSTNFYLQMTSLRAEDTAVYYCARDTVRGSESELRQKPSPAVTAQRVRC; from the exons ATGAGAGTTTGCATCCACTTAGTTTTCATTGTAGCAGCCCTGGAAG GTGCCCAGTCGCAggtgctggtggagtccggaggggatatgaaaaagcccggagactttctccgcctctcctgcaaaacctccgggttcaccttcagcagctatcTCATTGATTGGATCCATCTGGCCcccgggaaggggctggagtggctggccagagctgctgcccagggcagcacCTACTACGCTGATTCCGTGCAAGGGCGATTCGCCATCTCCAGAGACAACGCCAACAGCCTGGTGCATTTGCAAATCAGCAGCCTGAGAGCGGAGGACACCGCCCTGTATTACTGG GCAGACGTACAACTAGCAGAGTCCGGAGGAGATGTGAGAAAGCCCAGagactctctctgcctctcctgcaaagcctctggGTTCCCCTTCAGCAGCTACTGGATGAATTGGGTCCATCAAGCTCCTGGGAAGGGACTGGTGTGGTTGTCCACGGTTACCAGTGATGGCAGCCACGCCTACTACTCCCCGGCTGTTCTTGGGAggttcaccatctccagggacaattCATGGG GTGTCTGGTCTCAAATCCAGTTAATCCAGTCTGGGGCAGAAGTTAAAAAGCCAGGAGACTCTGCCAAACTCTCCTGTAAAGTGTCTGGCTACACGTACACTAGCCACGGTATGCACTGGGCACGGAGGGCTCCAGGAGAAGGACTGGAATGGGTGTCTTCAATTACACACAGGGCTGGTGACACCACACACTACACAGACTCGGTtaaagggcgattcaccatctccagagacaacaCCCAGAACCTGCTGTTCTTGCAAATGACTGGGCTGAAGCCTGAGGACACAGCTGTGTATTACTGTGCCAGATGGGGTGAGCACAGTGATGGAAAATGTACCCTT gcatttaggattttcaaag gggcCCGCTCGCAGGTGGTTCTGACCCAGTCGGGGCCAGCGCTGAAGAAGCCCGGAGAGTCCCATAAACTGCAATGTGCCACCAGCGGGTTCACTCTGAGCAGCACCTGGATGGTCTGGATCAGACAGGAGCCGGgaaaggggctggagtggctgaCGCTGTATTACAGTGAAGGAAGCAAGTCCTACGCCTCCTCCGTCCAGGGCCGATTCACAGCCTCCAAGGACAGCACCAACTTCTACCTGCAAATGACCAGCCTGAGAGCGGAGGACACCGCTGTGTATTACTGCGCCAGAGACACAGTGAGGGGAAGTGAatctgagctcagacaaaaaccttCCCCTGCAGTAACAGCGCAACGTGTCCGCTGCTGA